CCCTTGTTGGGGCACTAGGTCTGTAGGCTGGCCTAATCCCATGTTGGGGCACTAGGTCTGGAGGCTGGCCTAATCCCATGTTGGGGCACTAGGTCTGGAGGCTGGCCTAATCCCATGTTGGGGCACTAGGTCTGGAGGCTGGCCTAATCCCATGTTGGGGCACTAGGTCTGGAGGCTGGCCTAATCCCATGTTGGGGCACTAGGTCTGGAGGCTGGCCTAATCCCATGTTGGGGCACTAGGTCTGGAGGCTGGCCTAATCCCATGTTGGGGTACTAGGTCTGTAGGCTGGCCTAATCCCATGTTGGGGTACTAGGTCTGTAGGCTGGCCTAATCCCATATTGGGGCACTAGGTCTGGAGGCTGGCCTAATCCCATGTTGGGGCACTAGATCTGTAGGCTGGCCTAATCCCATGTTGGGGCACTAGGTCTGGAGGTTGGCCTAATCCAATATTGGGGCACTAGGTCTGGAGGCTGGCCTAATCCTGTGTTGGGGCACTAGGACTTATTTTATTCAAGCATAGTTTGTGTAGTACATAGAAAAATACACTATGAAAATGTTAATTGGTTGAAGGAACTGTTGGTGGAccaacttttttgttgttgtctgggACAGCACAAAAAATAAAGTTACATAATTATTGTTACTGACAATAATAATATTGGATTGGGGCCCAAGAACCCTGAGTTTAGCAAGGGCAAAGGCTGTTTGTTTTGAGTCCTGCGTCCCTGATCTAGAAGAGAACACTGTCAGTAGGGATTTTTGTCAGCCAATTTCAAACAGTTCTTAGAATCTGTTTGAAAAATTGAAATCAACTGGTTAGGAAATAAATTCTAtagacaaaaaagaaatgcatttgtGATTGGTGTTTTTGGCATGTTTTTTGAAGGATGGAAGGATTGACTATCTAACAACGTATTTTTGGTTTGTGTTCACTTTCAGAACATTCCCCAAGATCTGAACCAGGATCTCTTGTCACTCAATGAAATCCTGGAGGTAGGTCTcttttcagtctttttttatttgaaaaacattcagAGTAAATCTTCAATGCATTGGTATTTCCAATCATGTATTATAAGAATGAAATTACTATGTGCCTTTTTACACACTGAAGTATTCCTATAATTTTATAATAGTACTATTTTGTGTACTAAATTACCTGAATGTTCATTTTGAGTTCTAGTCTAACACTTAGCCTCCTGTTGTGATGAACTTCACAGCTGCTGATGAACAAGACTCTGGACACTCCCCATGATCCCTACGTGAGAATAGACGAGACGTTCTGGCCCCCATACACAGAGATGCTGCTACGCTATGGCATTGCTCTCAGACACCCAGAGGACTGCTTCAAGATCCGACTGGAAGCTTTTTATTAACAGGAATGGTCATATTTAGGTTTTTTTTGTTACAAAGTCCCACTCAGTTAACAAATCTGAAATTGTCCTCAATGTCCTCCTTGACAACTTATTGGTTTCTGGGACATGAAGTGGCAGAGATATAGCAGAAATGATTTAGGATGGACTTAAATTAAATGAGAAGTTATTGCATTGGTTACAGTATGGATccgtgtttcccaatcctggtcctcgggacccaaaggggtgcatgtttttgtttttgcgcaagcactcacacaccggtTTCagatgttaccctaccacttacacacttgattggcgtaatcaacctatcatcaagtctttcatttggatcaggtgtgtgagtgctagggcaaaaacaaaaacatgtgccCCTTTGGGttctgaggaccaggattgggaaacactggtttaGATGAAATTAGGACAAGGCTGTATGTAAGCAAAATGGCAAGGGGTTGTTGTATATtgcgttttctttttttcttttttttttaccggtTCCCAACCTgtttagagcagtaaaaagagacatgatgtcatacctgtgatATATTGTTTCaaataccatggctatcagccaatgaAAATTCAGGATTCAAATCACCCTGTTTAAAACAGACTGTAAAGCACGGttatgacatgacatgacatcactTCTTACGGATCTAATTGTGTTTTGTAAGGGGTTTATAAGTGCATCTTGATGTTTTGATATATTGAGTGTgatatattgtcaatataccacTACTAAGCACTGTGTCTAGGCACTCTGCAatgagttgtgtacaacaacaGCTCTTGCCTGTGGTAAATTGGCGTTGTACCACACCCCATGGTACTTTATTGCTTATATTAGGACTAGTGGCTTATAGTGGCCTAATGTGTAAGGGACTAACAGAAGTGTTTGAGAAATCTTATTGTtattgtacatattttttatttcttacagATATGactaataaaacacacaaatatttttttttactctagctgtttgttttgaagAACAGAAAATAGCTTCTTGatagtaaatatttgattcaCCCAGCCATCTATTCAAGAACTCAATTACATAAGAATCCTActcacattttagcaaatatttacAGAGATTCTGTAATGATAAAGAACTGCACATAGCAGCACGTGATAAGTGCATGAACAGTTAGGAGACACGTATTTTTCACTAAAATAAACCTGCTCGCGTCAGTAATTACGTCATCTACAGTATCCAATCCTGCCAGCCCATTGGTCTTTTTCTCCCGCCTATCTCGAGTGGCGTTCAGAGATAGTAGAGCGAGCGAGACAGCCAGCTACCTACATAGCCttactatgttttgtattgttgcGCCTATGGCCCCTAGCGGATACAATAATTATGGCGGACCTCCCAGTCGAATGTCTCTTTTCCGTTACTGTCTTTGTTAGAACATTCTTGTGGGTGGAGAAGAAATTCCGGTTCCGGGTGATTTTATACTTCTCTCGAAAGCGTTTGTTTGTCTGATTATGGTCTTAAATCATAAAGTTCTAATAATTTACGAACATTCAGGGTagaaaatactgttttattttgaagaaaaactTGAATATCAGCAAAGATGACAACTCgatcagagagagaaaaggcccTGAAACTCAACGAGCAGCATCAGGCCATTCTGTCCAAAATGCTGAGAGAAGAAGACAACAAATATTGCGCCGACTGTGAAGCGAAAGGTAACAAAAAAACGACTAAGTagtttattttttgaaatgtttatattattattcGATTCATCTGGCTGTGCTTGCGTTAATTTGTTTGCTTACTAGCTACCTAAGCTAACCTACAGACGTCAGCCGACTCTTTCCTTCCTCTTTATCATTTTCCCGGTAGCTAGGCTAACTTACTAAGCTTTATCTAGCTGGGTAGCATGTTCTCTTCCACCACACCTTGAAACATCGAGCTTCAGTCATTCAAGTACGTAGATGTTTGTACACCTTTAAACAACGTACGAAGTTACTATTGGAAAACGATCAGTCgatttttagaaaatgtcacTGAAAGAATGCAGTGTGAAGTCAAGAACTGCAAATCCAATCATACTATTGTGACACCTGCACCGGAAATAACAGGTATAGACATGCCTTGAGGACTGAATCTTCTCTTACCTTGTTGGTATTTGGCTCAGACTCGCCCCCTCGAGCTTCTGGATCAGGACGTCCAACTGCCGTAGTTTTTACATATTACACACCCCGACAACATTGCTGCTAATAGTACCTCCAGAAGTTGGATAGGTAAACACGTAATCGTGGTTAATAAGTGTGATCGTTTTGTAACCCTTTTCTACATATATTAATTCTATAttgaaattatacatttatgttatatatatGGAATATGGAAGAGAGATGTATACTTCTAAAAGGATGACCTAATCTCCCTTTGTGCTGCAAAACATATGTGTTCTATGGGTGCTAATCAATACGGTCATGCCTCTTCCTCTCAGGTCCAAGATGGGCATCCTGGAATTTGGGAGTTTTTATATGTATCCGGTGTGCTGGCATCCACAGGAACCTTGGAGTGCACATATCACGTGTCAAGTCAGTCAACTTGGACCAATGGACGGCAGAACAAATACAGGTAGCTAGCTAAATCCATGGTTATGTTTCTACTTTCACATAGGAGGAACAGAATCTGTGTTTCTATTTTAACATCCGAGGAACTATTTGATATACTTGTTGGTTTAATGTTGAACGTTCTATCTGGAATGCACGTTTCTACTTTTAACATAGGCGGTGTTATCTGAAATTCTATTTAAGAATGTAGGTGTACCGTATATTTGTGAAATTCAAAAGTTGGGCATTTATGGGATGTTAGTCGTCCATTCACTACAATGCAACCCTTTGTGTATACAtcctgtctttgtactactggcaTGTATGGTTTCACCACTTCCATTCAACAGAGCCTCTTGTTGCAGAACAATGCTAATATGGGTAGAGGAGGCCTACGTTTCTCAGTGGACACTTCTATCTACCCTTTTTAGACGCATTATATAAAAGCCGTTAACTCGCCTAAATTCTACTTATCACTCTCTCCCACCTGCTGTACTGTCCACCCTTCGCCCCTCTTTATCTGTTTCCCATATTCCTTTCACcacctctttttctgtctctcttgtttCACAGAGCATAGTAGACATGGGCAACACCAAGGCCAGACAGATTTATGAGGCCAACCTTCCAGACACCTACAGAAGGCCCCAGACAGACCAGTATCCTCACCGCTatgtcacacgcacacacagagctgACCCCATTTAGACcacaattaaaacatatttgttgaGTTGTTGTGAATCTCATACTTTGTTTTTGACACACATGTCTGGGTGACGTGTTTGCGATATCGCTGTTAAATAGAGATGGTAATCTCTGTAGTACCGAAACCAAAGCAACTTTCAGTTGGAATACTTATAACTTCTCTGTGCCACAAGACGTCCTGTGGCTGGCTGTGACTGCTGACTGGCTTCCTGTGACTGGGCCTTGTTATCTGCTTCTGCTTTCGCTCCCGGAGGCCAGCCGTATACTGTCTGCCTGTGAGCATGGCCCACGCTCCTGAATTTCATCCCTGCAGGTTTGCCCTGGTAGCCAAGGCCATTCTGGCGTAAAACAGGGGGGCTAATGTCGTAGCAGCTTGTCAGCGAATACTTGCTCAGCGTAGCGGTCAAGTGATCTGCCCAGGATGACCGCCGCTGTGATGGCTTAGCCGACCACAACAACATCCGGTGTCTTCCTGTAGAGCACATCGAAATGTAAATAACCCTCCTTTCACAAGAATGCTTGTGGATATGAGCCGCTGGTGAGACCGCCTGTGTGTCCTTGTGAGAACGGCGGCCATTCACATGAGCGAACGACTCTCTGGTACATTAGACTCATGTTGAACGTGTAGGGTCGCGGTTCACGAACACGCGCACTTTCTTGTTTCTGAATAGACGCCCAGCTAACACCATGACCTACTCCTTTTACGCTGTGGCTACCTCTTGTGTCCTTAACCTCTGACCTCAGAGCAGTGGAGTTCTTCATCAGGGACAAGTATGAGAAGAAGAAATATTACAGCAAGAACGTGACCAATGGAGCCAGTGTATGTATCTCTTCTGTCGCTACGTGcgtacgtgcacacacacacacacacacacacacacacacacacacgggttgGCAGATGTACTTGCCTCAACTCAGAATTTAGACTGTGTTTCCAATACCATCTAGAGCTTCTGAAATGTAGCTTGCATGTTGTGAAAATGCTGGGCTGATGAATGTAATTCAGGCATAGTGGCGGTACTGGTTCCTTGTGAATGTGGCCTCACCATTTATCAACTCAGCCTGTAACTCAGTTTTGTCTTTGCTTTGTTATCTCATGTTATCTCATCTCTCACTGTTTTCTTATGCAGCCAAAAGATAAAGAGACCAAGAGGGAGAAGGAGTCTGACAAAGGCAGCAAGATATCATACAATGCCAAGGTAAGTGGGTTATTCATGAAATGGATCCAAGAAAAGTTCTGGGTTCAGACCACACAGACTTTAATTCTCACCAGTTACGTTTTCTTTGGACTAGTTACTGTATTAACAGCACTATGATTGGTTGGTGTTCTTCTACACCCGTTATTTATTTTGCTAACAATGATTTTTGCCTTTTTGGTTTTGAATTTCCTGTCTACCTGAAGAGTGAGGAGACCCGACAAGTCCCCAAAGCCAGTCCTGTGAAGATCCCAGATCCTCCCGTCAACTTGCTGGGGCTTGGTAAATATAAAACAGCTAGTTACCCCGTCAAACATTCAACCAACTAGAGATGTATTCATTAGGACACAAATGaacatgtttttaattcagtttGAGGTTTAACCAGTTGCCGCCTACTCACATAGACATCCGGTTTCTGGCTCCTAGAAATCATTGTGTTCTTTTGTTATTCATGGTTCTAAATATTTAGAGTTTTGATGGGCTTCTGATTGTGGAAAATGGTTATTGGCCTGCCATATGACTGTGGTAACTGTAATATTTGTCTTATAATAATTGCAGTTGGTTTATATTTTGTCAAAGAAAATGAGAAGGCTTAATTGACTTACCTAGTtaaatacattcaaaacaacgtgaagaaaatgtattatttttgccAGTTAAAACAAGCCTTTGCAATCAGCTGTTTAATGTGTACTCTAGCATGAGTAGAACGTTCAGCGCTTCCGATATGTGAGTTGACAGCGCTGCTACCATGAAGCAAATAGATGCCTCAAGTGCATCACAAACAGGACCGAGAAGAAATAGCGATTTTACACACACTTTATCAACACACACGTTCCctgacgtacacacacacacacacaccatgctaaTGTTCCATGCTCATTGTGAACACTTTAGTTTCCATTTATTTCTGTTGTACTTCTTTATCCTGCGCTAGCTTTCAGCTACATCAACGTCCGCTATACTCTGGGACCAAGTAGGATAAAATAAAACCTGTCGGCTGTTCTCACTTGCTGAGCTCTGGTAAAAGTACACAAATGCTTCTCATAGAACTTCGCGTTTAACCtgctgtacgtgtgtgtgtttgtgcatctctctcactctctctctgcatctctctctcactcactctgcatctctctctcactcactctgcatctctctctctctcactcactctgcatctctctctctctcactcactctgcatctctctctctctcactcactctgcatctctctctctctcactcactctgcatctctctctctctcactcactctgcatctctctctctctcactcactctgcatctctctctctctcactcactctgcatctctctctctctcactcactctgcatctctctctctctcactcactctgcatctctctctctctcactcactctgcatctctctctctctcactcactctgcatctctctctctctcactcactctgcatctctctctctctcactcactctgcatctctctctctctcactcactctgcatctctctctctctcactcactctgcatctctctctctctcactcactctgcatctctctctctctcactcactctgcatctctctctctctcactcactctgcatctctctctctctcactcactctgcatctctctctctctcactcactctgcatctctctctctctcactcactctgcatctctctctctctcactcactctgcatctctctctctctcactcactctgcatctctctctctctcactcactctgcatctctctctctctcactcactctgcatctctctctctctctctctcactcactctgcatctctctctctctcactcactctgcatctctctctctctctctctcactcactctgcatctctctctctctctctcactcactctgcatctctctcactctgcatctcactcactctgcatctctctcactctgcatctctctcactctgcatctctctcactctgcatctctctctctctctctctctcactcactctgcatctctctctctctctctctctcactcactctgcatctctctctctctctctctcactcactctgcatctctctctctctcactcactctgcatctctctctctctcactcactctgcatctctctctctctcactcactctgcatctctctcactctgcatctctctctctctcactcactctgcatctctctcactctgcatctctctctctctcactcactctgcatctctctcactctgcatctctctctctctcactctgcatctctctcactctgcatctctctcactctgcatctctctcactctgcatctctctcactctgcatctctctcactctgcatctctctcactctgcatctctctcactctgcatctctctctctctgcatctctctctctctgcatctctctctcactctgcatctctctctcactctgcatctctctctcactctgcatctctctctcactctgcatctctctctcactctgcatctctctctcactctgcatctctctctcactctgcatctctctctcactctgcatctctctctctctctgcatctctctctcactctgcatctctctctcactctgcatctctctctctctctgcatctctctctcactctgcatctctctctcactctgcatctctctctcactctgcatctctctctcactctgcatctctctctcactctgcatctctctctcactctgcatctctctctctctctgcatctctctctctctctgcatctctctctctctctctctctctctcactctgcatctctctctctctctctctctctctcactctgcatctctctctctctctctctctctctcactctgcatctctctctctctctgcatctctgcatctctctccctGATCTACCCAGATGCCCCAACACTTGCCCCAGCTAACAATGTCAGTGCTGCAGTCGCAACGAGCAACGACCTGGATATCTTCGGCCCCATGGTGTCCAACCCCCTCCCCTCATTTactgctgcagctcagttttcTCAGGTAGGACACAATATCCTCACAGCCTCCCTATTCCCTGAATATACCCCGGCGTCGCCGCTGCCACGCACGCCAGCGAGACGGAACCTTCTAGATCAGAGGCGTTgaagcgcccccccccccccccccccccccccccctcattttTTTAATGCTGCTTTGTTCCAGGTCAGCCCCAGTGCCACCGCCAACCCCCCGACACAAGCCCCGGCGGTGACCCCGTCCCCAGGCTCTGCTGCGGGTGACATGGACCTGTTCAGTGAGGGCGGCAGTGCCGGGGGGTGCAAGGGTGAGGACGCGGGGGCCAAGAAGCCCCTCTCCAAGGACTCCATCCTGTCCCTGTACGGGAGCGCCAGTATGTCCCAGATGCCCCAGCACCAGCAGGCCCCCGCCGGTAAGGAGAGAAACGTGCGGCCGTGCACGACAGTCAacctgcacacagacacagccgcAACGACCGATCGCACGGAGGTTGTGAACAGTCGTCCGGCCTACATAACGGTGtgtccctcctccctccagccGGTATGTACATGAACCCGGGCCCGATGCAGTTTCCCGTGGGCATGGCCCAGCAGCAGGTCCCCGCCGGCTACCAGGCCTTCCCCGGCATGGGCGCGGCCGTGCCGCCCACCACTGTCATGGGCGCCATGATGGGGCACAACACGGGCATGATGGTTGGCATGACGATGCCTAATGGTTTCATGGGGCAAGCGCCCGCGGCAGGAGTGATGGGTATGGCCCCGAGGATGATGGGACAACAGGGGGGCATGCCAGCCGGCATGGTGCCTGCCCAGGGGGTGTACGCCCTCCACCCGGGTCAGCAGGGCCAGTGGAACATGGGACAGGTATGGATCTGTCTCGACACTCGTTCCTATTGCAGTCTGCCgaatatgccccccccccccacgttaAATGGCTTGAGTCGTTCGTCTTAAACACTCATATTCACCATCTTGGACATCTTGCCTTTCTCTGTCTATGACTGTCTTCTTCAGATGAACCAGCAGATGTCAGGGATGAGTCTGAACGGTGCCGGGGGGACCATGGCCTTCGGTCAACACGCCTCCACCATGGGTGGATGGGCCACCACTCCTTCAGGCCAGACCCTCAGCACACAGCTCTGGAAGTGACCCCTCCGGAGGTTAGAGGTCAGGAGTTAAAGATCAGGGCTGAGTAAGAGGGGGGTCGCGACCAGGGTTCCAAAATCAAACCCTGCATCACCAACCTCAACATGAACTGATGCCAGTTGATTCCGAACCTAAACTGACCACTCTCCATCTACAAGCTCTTCTCTGGCCCAGTAAGAATACAGAAGAGATGCCTCCTTCCTTCATTTGTGTCTGTGAAGTAAGCAAAGATCGATAAAGGATTGGACAGGTGTAAGCGAGGTTGCCAAACTATTACACTGTCAAATCCAACCGAATCAGATCAGTGATTACATCAAGGAAGAAGGGATGCATTTCTAAAGTTTTCGCGTGgagcgtctctctctctctctctctctctctctctctctctctctctctttttctttctttctttctatcctCTCTTGACTTCTCTTGTGTGAGTGAATTGGGAGTGATCATACACCACCATACACaggctgcctgtctgtgtctgttatGTTTGATatcataacatttaattttccattttttgggggaaaaaaaagaaatcaaaatgtaaaaacaacaacaatgtagACACAAACGACGACAACACCATCGACAACATATCTGAAAAGCTGCAGGACCAGTTACACAAGCTTTTATTGTATCATTATAAAGTCATATTATAGAATTTAAGAATAGTATTTAAATTTTGGGAGAAGATGTGGCTGTCATGTCTGTGAATACCGCTCCCCTATGTACAGCACTGTATAACCTTCTTTTAAAGTATCTGTGGTTCCCTTACAAAATAAAGGATATTAAACCAACATGTTTGATGTGTATTCTAGATATCTTCAACATTTTTTCCATGAACTCCATTCAAAGTGAATTCCGCCGTTACACTTCAGGGTATAGAAGCGTGGTTTTGCTGAGGTATGTGCGGTGTGGAGTTTATCCCTTCAGGTAGGTTCAAGACGTGCAAACGTTTGCTCGTCTAGATGGTAGtcgtgctcttcttttatctatgAACATAGACAGGAgtctcaccatgagatagggtgcaggtcaggttgcccgctgttagccagcctgctagcatcgAGGAGTCTgttgatagcatagccagagcaGTTAGCGTAGTTCTGCCTATTGTCTCCCATCTTAAAATGTGACtcaatgttagatcccttgcttcTACGCCaattgcagtaaatgaattaatctctgatcataaactggaCGTTATAgtctgaaacatggctaaatcAAATTTTTCCCCATAATGCTGGAATATCGTATCACTTTCTTATAAAACTTACTGTTAAAATAAGAAACCTGCATGCACCCCAAACAATGTCGTAATATAGATTCTTGGACAACAAATGGaataccgaaaagcactcacatccGCTTGATcatcttatttctccaacctgattgtgGTGAAAAAatacaatccaaaatgtaactTCGATGCAGTTagaaagttaacaaaaaaagcaatgtcatggtccgcagagagcttccaaagcatcagagggatctcattgttgaaagatatcagtcaggagaagggaacaaaataatttccaaggcattagatataccatggaacacagtgaagacagtcaacatcaagtggagaaaatatggccgATAGAGACATTACCatgaactggacatccctccaaaaatgatgaagaaaactggtcttggatgcttccaagaggcctacagcaacattaaaggaattgcaggaatttctggcaagtactggctgtgtgctagatgtgacaacaatctcccattttgttcatatgaatgggttatggggtaaggtggcaagaaggaagccttttcttacaaagaaaaacatccaagcctggctgaggtttgcaaaaacaaacatcaagtctcccaaaagcatgtgggaaaatgtgttatggtctgatgaaaccaaggttgaacttttttgccatcattccaaaaggtatgtttggcaaaaaacaacactgcacatcacccaaagatcACCATACTCtcattgaagcatggtggtggcagcaccaTGCTttttggctgtttttcttcatctgGAACCAgggttccaaataccaggcaattttggcacaaaaccttcaggagtctgttagaaagctgaagatgaaaaggatgttcacatttcagcatgacaacgacccaaagcacacatcaaatccacaaaatcatggcttcaccagaagaagattaatgttttggaatggccctgccagatcccagacctgaatccaatctgtggggtgatctgaagagggctgtgcacaggagatgtcctcaaaatctgacagatttttgcaaagaggagtgagcaaatattgccatgtcaacatgtgccatgctaatagactcctacccaaaaggactgagtgctgtaataaaatcaaaaggtgcttcaacaaagtattagtttaaggatgtgcacacATCCAGGTTAttgagtttatttatttatttttcaattgaacagttagtttttcaattgaattgttcacgttataggtcacattaaaagtgggaaaagttctgacttgatttatctttgtctcattcttttacatcacaagaatctggcattttaacagaggtgtgtagactttttatatccactgtattaacaattataggccaaaattgaacctcccgttcctctcaaaaatcttagaaaaatgtgtttcccaacaactgaatgtcttcctgaagacaaatatcctttatgaaatgctccagtccggtttcagaccccatcatagcactgagactgcactggCGAAGGTAACAAATGATCTATTGGC
Above is a window of Esox lucius isolate fEsoLuc1 chromosome 9, fEsoLuc1.pri, whole genome shotgun sequence DNA encoding:
- the LOC105012243 gene encoding stromal membrane-associated protein 1; its protein translation is MTTRSEREKALKLNEQHQAILSKMLREEDNKYCADCEAKGPRWASWNLGVFICIRCAGIHRNLGVHISRVKSVNLDQWTAEQIQSIVDMGNTKARQIYEANLPDTYRRPQTDQAVEFFIRDKYEKKKYYSKNVTNGASPKDKETKREKESDKGSKISYNAKSEETRQVPKASPVKIPDPPVNLLGLDAPTLAPANNVSAAVATSNDLDIFGPMVSNPLPSFTAAAQFSQVSPSATANPPTQAPAVTPSPGSAAGDMDLFSEGGSAGGCKGEDAGAKKPLSKDSILSLYGSASMSQMPQHQQAPAAGMYMNPGPMQFPVGMAQQQVPAGYQAFPGMGAAVPPTTVMGAMMGHNTGMMVGMTMPNGFMGQAPAAGVMGMAPRMMGQQGGMPAGMVPAQGVYALHPGQQGQWNMGQMNQQMSGMSLNGAGGTMAFGQHASTMGGWATTPSGQTLSTQLWK